A region from the Prionailurus viverrinus isolate Anna chromosome E2, UM_Priviv_1.0, whole genome shotgun sequence genome encodes:
- the TMEM86B gene encoding lysoplasmalogenase isoform X1 codes for MDAWEEGLSQKPCFSVQQLHLCRGLSPFLLTCAIYFLLWIPEDQPSWISALVKCLPVLCLVVFLRAARSDRGYRALLQGALLCSAVGDACLIWPEAFLYGVTAFTVAHLLYLWALGLTPLRPGLLLPIVPAFFLYDGLVLLHLPPGMVPMLVTYSLVLASMLWRGLARGGSARWGALLFTLSDSVLAWDAFVQSLPHARLVVMTTYYAAQLLIALSAFQSPRLKSR; via the exons ATGGACGCCTGGGAAGAGGGTCTGTCCCAAAAGCCTTGCTTCTCAGTCCAA cagctgcaccTGTGCAGGGGGCTGAGCCCGTTCCTTCTCACCTGTGCCATCTACTTCCTCCTCTGGATCCCTGAAGACCAGCCGTCCTGGATCAGCGCCCTTGTCAAGTGCCTGCCCGTCCTGTGCCTGGTGGTGTTCCTGCGGGCGGCGCGCTCGGACCGGGGCTACAGGGCGCTCCTGCAGGGGGCCCTCCTGTGCTCTGCCGTGGGGGACGCCTGCCTCATCTGGCCTGAGGCCTTCCTCTATG GCGTGACGGCCTTCACCGTGGCTCACCTGCTCTACCTCTGGGCCCTCGGCCTCACTCCCCTGCGGCCGGGCCTCCTGCTGCCCATCGTCCCGGCCTTCTTCCTGTACGACGGCCTCGTGCTGCTGCACCTCCCCCCTGGCATGGTCCCCATGTTGGTGACCTACTCCCTGGTCCTGGCGTCCATGCTGTGGCGCGGCCTGGCCAGGGGCGGGAGCGCCCGCTGGGGGGCCCTGCTCTTCACACTCTCGGATTCGGTGCTGGCCTGGGACGCCTTCGTGCAGTCCCTGCCCCACGCCCGCCTGGTGGTCATGACCACCTACTACGCCGCCCAGCTCCTCATTGCCCTGTCCGCCTTCCAGAGCCCCAGGCTCAAGTCCCGCTGA
- the TMEM86B gene encoding lysoplasmalogenase isoform X2 codes for MDAWEEGLSQKPCFSVQLHLCRGLSPFLLTCAIYFLLWIPEDQPSWISALVKCLPVLCLVVFLRAARSDRGYRALLQGALLCSAVGDACLIWPEAFLYGVTAFTVAHLLYLWALGLTPLRPGLLLPIVPAFFLYDGLVLLHLPPGMVPMLVTYSLVLASMLWRGLARGGSARWGALLFTLSDSVLAWDAFVQSLPHARLVVMTTYYAAQLLIALSAFQSPRLKSR; via the exons ATGGACGCCTGGGAAGAGGGTCTGTCCCAAAAGCCTTGCTTCTCAGTCCAA ctgcaccTGTGCAGGGGGCTGAGCCCGTTCCTTCTCACCTGTGCCATCTACTTCCTCCTCTGGATCCCTGAAGACCAGCCGTCCTGGATCAGCGCCCTTGTCAAGTGCCTGCCCGTCCTGTGCCTGGTGGTGTTCCTGCGGGCGGCGCGCTCGGACCGGGGCTACAGGGCGCTCCTGCAGGGGGCCCTCCTGTGCTCTGCCGTGGGGGACGCCTGCCTCATCTGGCCTGAGGCCTTCCTCTATG GCGTGACGGCCTTCACCGTGGCTCACCTGCTCTACCTCTGGGCCCTCGGCCTCACTCCCCTGCGGCCGGGCCTCCTGCTGCCCATCGTCCCGGCCTTCTTCCTGTACGACGGCCTCGTGCTGCTGCACCTCCCCCCTGGCATGGTCCCCATGTTGGTGACCTACTCCCTGGTCCTGGCGTCCATGCTGTGGCGCGGCCTGGCCAGGGGCGGGAGCGCCCGCTGGGGGGCCCTGCTCTTCACACTCTCGGATTCGGTGCTGGCCTGGGACGCCTTCGTGCAGTCCCTGCCCCACGCCCGCCTGGTGGTCATGACCACCTACTACGCCGCCCAGCTCCTCATTGCCCTGTCCGCCTTCCAGAGCCCCAGGCTCAAGTCCCGCTGA